In Chelmon rostratus isolate fCheRos1 chromosome 4, fCheRos1.pri, whole genome shotgun sequence, a genomic segment contains:
- the samd13 gene encoding sterile alpha motif domain-containing protein 13, producing the protein MKTYCNVTDSGMEDKANGSVDTKSPVENGQLPDPANWGVADVVNYFKATGFEEQATAFQDQEIDGKSLLLMTRNDVLTGLSIKLGPALKIYEYHVKPLQTQHLKTNAS; encoded by the exons cCGGCATGGAAGACAAGGCAAATGGCTCTGTTGACACCAAAAG CCCAGTGGAGAACGGTCAGCTGCCGGACCCTGCCAACTGGGGGGTCGCTGACGTCGTCAATTACTTCAAAGCAACAGGGTTTGAGGAGCAAGCCACGGCTTTCCAGGATCAG GAAATCGATGGCAAGTCCCTGCTCCTGATGACTCGCAACGACGTCCTGACAGGGCTGTCAATAAAGCTCGGCCCTGCACTGAAAATCTACGAGTATCACGTGAAGCCGCTGCAAACTCAACACCTGAAGACAAACGCCTCGTAG
- the uox gene encoding uricase has translation MATASDQNVEFVRTGYGKNTVKVLVIRRQGSHHDIIELKADVELTLKSRKDYLNGDNSDIIPTDTIKNTVHALAKLKGVKTIEQFSLDICHHFLTSFNHVLRAKVHMEEAPWRRLEKNGVQHAHAFIYSPEACRFCDVEQNLNGTPVVHSGVKNMTVLKTTQSGFEGFLRDRFTTLQEAKDRCFCTSVYARWRYNSQDVDFDAAWKCVKETIIEKFAGPYDRGMYSPSVQKTLYDTQVLVLERLPDVDEIEVVMPNQHYFTIDMTKMGLSNKDEVLLPLDNPSGNITGTLRRKQQAKL, from the exons ATGGCAACTGCTTCAGATCAG AATGTGGAGTTTGTGCGAACAGGTTACGGCAAGAACACAGTGAAGGTGCTGGTCATCAGAAGACAGGGCAGCCACCACGACATCATCGAGCTGAAGGCGGACGTGGAGCTCACGCTCAAATCACGCAAGGATTATCTGAACGGAGACAACTCAGACATCATCCCCACCGACACCATCAAGAACACTGTGCACGCACTGGCCAAGCTCAAGGGG GTAAAGACCATCGAGCAGTTTTCCCTGGACATCTGCCATCACTTCCTGACCTCGTTCAACCATGTGTTGAGGGCCAAGGTTCACATGGAGGAGGCTCCGTGGAGAAGGCTGGAGAAG AATGGCGTACAGCATGCTCATGCGTTCATCTACAGCCCAGAAGCCTGCCGCTTCTGTGATGTTGAACAGAATCTCAATG GGACCCCCGTCGTTCACAGTGGTGTCAAGAACATGACCGTGCTGAAAACGACCCAGTCTGGTTTTGAGGGTTTCCTCCGAGACCGCTTCACTACTTTGCAAGAGGCCAAGGACAGGTGTTTCTGCACCTCTGTCTATGCTAGGTGGCGCTACAACTCTCAGGATGTCGACTTTGATGCTGCGTG GAAGTGTGTGAAGGAGACGATCATTGAGAAGTTTGCTGGGCCCTACGACCGTGGAATGTACTCACCCTCTGTGCAGAAAACCCTTTATGACACACAGGTTCTGGTCCTGGAAAGGCTTCCTGAC GTGGATGAAATAGAGGTCGTCATGCCCAACCAGCATTACTTCACCATAGACATGACAAAAATGGGCCTCAGCAACAAAGATGAA GTTCTCCTTCCCCTGGATAACCCTTCAGGCAACATCACAGGGACGTTGCGCAGGAAACAGCAAGCCAAGCTGTGA